TCTCTCCATTTCTCTGTCTTGTCTCTTTCCAAAAACTTATGAAGTCATTTGTACTATCTCATCTGAAGAAGCTCTCACCAGCAACAAGGGAAACATCACAATCAAATGGGATCTCATGCACTGGACACCTGATGGTTACGAAGTAAGTCTCGAAAAAACTTCTTTTAACATGAACCTTTGATTCAATCTTTGTGGTTCCATCAGGCTGTGGTTACAGCTTACAACAACCAGAAACAACGGTCAATTCCGTCACCTGGATGGAAAATGAGCTGGAGATGGGCCCAAAAAGAGGTGATATGGAGTATGGTTGGTGCAAAAACCATAGAGCAAGGAGACTGTTCCATGTACAAAGGTAACATCCCTAAATCATGTGTTCGTAAACCAACAGTCATTGACATGCGTCCTGAAACTCCTTACAACCAGCATATAGCTAACTGCTGCAAAGGAGGTGTTTTGAAAGCCGGTTCAGCAAGTTCATTCCAGATAACCGTTGGTCCTGCTGGTACCTCAAACAGTACTGTTCGGATGGCGGTGAACTTCATGTTCACAGCACCTAAACAACAGTATATTTGTGGACCGGCTAAGAACGTTATGCGGACGAAGTTTATAACCGCTGACGGAAGGAGAACCACAAGTGCCCTGAGTAAGTTTCCCAACTGATACAAACCTATAATTCTGAATTTTGAACTCACattggtttgtttgttttttgttcttatGCAGTGACCTGGAGAATTACTTGCGCCTTCCACAAGGCAACATGAAACCTCGCGAGTCTATAAAGGAAAcatctcataattaaaagtcTTATCTTCaagattttttattgttttatattttcatgtatGGTTTATGTTTTAAGGAAATAAGCAACACTACTTTGATTGATTTAGAG
This is a stretch of genomic DNA from Raphanus sativus cultivar WK10039 unplaced genomic scaffold, ASM80110v3 Scaffold6414, whole genome shotgun sequence. It encodes these proteins:
- the LOC130507841 gene encoding COBRA-like protein 5; this translates as ICTISSEEALTSNKGNITIKWDLMHWTPDGYEAVVTAYNNQKQRSIPSPGWKMSWRWAQKEVIWSMVGAKTIEQGDCSMYKGNIPKSCVRKPTVIDMRPETPYNQHIANCCKGGVLKAGSASSFQITVGPAGTSNSTVRMAVNFMFTAPKQQYICGPAKNVMRTKFITADGRRTTSALMTWRITCAFHKAT